The region TTCAGGCTGCCCGACTGTTGCACTTTCTGCCAGTCGGCGCGTACCGGCGCGGCCGCGCACAGGGCCAGGCAAGCGAGCGCAATCATCGCGCGCGCGCGCCGGAGTTGGAATGAACGCATGGGATTCCTTCGTGATCAGTTCGACTCGCGGCGGGTTTCCAGGTAGGTCTTGATGGCCCACATGGCTTCCTGGTTGAACACGCCCTCAAACGGCGGCATGTACACGGCGCCGTTGCGCACTTTGCCATGGCGTATGGTCGCCAGGTAATAATTGTCCGTTTCCTTGTAACACGCTTGTTTCTTTGTCTCATTCTTGATGCTGAAACAATCGCGGTCCAGCTGGCGCAAGTCCGGCGCGATGCCGCCCGAGATGGCTTCGATGCCGTGGCAGCGCGCGCAATTCTGGTTGTAGGCCGAGGTGCCCACAGTCAAGGCCAGCTTGTTGCCCCGGTACGGATTCTGCTCCAGCCACTTGTCGCCCACCTTGGGCAAGCCCGTGGTGTCGACGCCTTGCGGCGTGACATTGCCATGCGCATAGGCATCGGGCAAGGTCAGCAGGGAAGTGAGGGCGACAGCGCCGGCAGCCGCCACGCCGAGCAGGGTAGGAATGGAATAGGTCATGCTGGTCTCCTTGGTTTTTTTGGTCAATAACCAGGAAGAGCAAATGCCATGCCATGCGCGCACGCCCCGCGGCAGGCGAACCATGTCTCAATTTGGAACAGCTGCAACACGCGCCTGTGTCACCGCGCGCGTCAGGCGGCGGCAACCGTGCAGATGCTGGCCCGCTCCTGCTGCTCGAAAGTGATACGCACAGGCAAGAACCTGGCGATCACCTCGGCATTCGTCAATGCATGCTGCGACACCTTGCTGCAGCTAAACGTGCCGCCGCCGGCCAGCGCCATCGGCAGCAAGAGCTGGTCGGCCAGGTGTTCGCCCACGGCCGCGTCCGACTTGCAATAGGCGCGCACTTCGTTCAACAGGCGCTTGGCCACCGATTCCGCCAGCAACGATTTTTCGCCAAAGGAAGCAAAGACTTCCGTCACGTGTTCATGCTCGAGTGTCAGCAACAGGACATTGCCCGGCCCCTGCTCCGCCGGCAAGCCGACGATGCGCAGCTGCTTGCCGCTCCAGCCCATGCCGCTGGCGACACGCTCGAGCTCGCGCTGCGCCACATTCACGTGCACGCCCGCCACCACGCTTTCCGCAAATCCGGCCTGCCGTTCGCCGCGCTGCAGCAATGCAATGGGCTTCAAACGGGCGCAAGGCTGCACGGTGGCAATCACTTCGCCGCCGCCGGCCGGATAAAAACCATAGCGCCCCAGCGCGATATCGATGTCGGCGCCCATCTGCGCCATGGCCCGGCCATACGCGCGCTGCAAGAAATGCACGGGCGGCGCCATGGGATTATGCGTGCCGCCACTGATGCGCACAGTCGAGGGCGCATCCGCATGCAGCAGCGCCGGCAGCAAGGTTTGCAGTACCAGGGTGCAACTACCGGCGCTGCCGATGGCGAAACGGTAATCGCCGCCACGCAGGGTGCCCGGCACGAACTCCAGGCTGGATGCGCCCAGCGCAACCGGTGTCATGCGCGCGCCGCAAATGGCGGCTGCAGCCTGTACCGCCACCAGATGCTGGCGCAGCAAACCGGGCTTGGCCCGGCC is a window of Janthinobacterium sp. 1_2014MBL_MicDiv DNA encoding:
- the rtcA gene encoding RNA 3'-terminal phosphate cyclase, whose product is MIEIDGAQGEGGGQILRSALSLSMITGQPFRLINIRAGRAKPGLLRQHLVAVQAAAAICGARMTPVALGASSLEFVPGTLRGGDYRFAIGSAGSCTLVLQTLLPALLHADAPSTVRISGGTHNPMAPPVHFLQRAYGRAMAQMGADIDIALGRYGFYPAGGGEVIATVQPCARLKPIALLQRGERQAGFAESVVAGVHVNVAQRELERVASGMGWSGKQLRIVGLPAEQGPGNVLLLTLEHEHVTEVFASFGEKSLLAESVAKRLLNEVRAYCKSDAAVGEHLADQLLLPMALAGGGTFSCSKVSQHALTNAEVIARFLPVRITFEQQERASICTVAAA
- the pedF gene encoding cytochrome c-550 PedF, whose translation is MTYSIPTLLGVAAAGAVALTSLLTLPDAYAHGNVTPQGVDTTGLPKVGDKWLEQNPYRGNKLALTVGTSAYNQNCARCHGIEAISGGIAPDLRQLDRDCFSIKNETKKQACYKETDNYYLATIRHGKVRNGAVYMPPFEGVFNQEAMWAIKTYLETRRESN